Proteins co-encoded in one Xiphophorus couchianus chromosome 3, X_couchianus-1.0, whole genome shotgun sequence genomic window:
- the pmvk gene encoding phosphomevalonate kinase, with protein sequence MENRPELVLVFSGKRKSGKDYITDVIQERLGPEVCAVLRLSGPLKQQYAQERGLDLDRLLGSGPYKEQYRADMIRWGEDRRNQDPGFFCCLATRGAQQPVWVVSDARRQSDLQWFRSEFPSQTRSVRVQCSEETRGRRGWSFTPGVDDAESECGLDRGVEFDWIIRNEADAPSLDQQLQPILRAAQEAAAAAQEVAVLRHDQ encoded by the exons ATGGAGAATCGACCCGAACTGGTTCTGGTCTTCAGCGGAAAGCGGAAGTCCGGGAAAGATTATATAACGGACGTGATCCAGGAACG tcTTGGCCCGGAGGTTTGCGCTGTGCTGCGTCTGTCCGGTCCTCTGAAGCAGCAGTACGCTCAG GAACGTGGCCTGGACCTGGACCGGCTGCTAGGTTCCGGACCGTACAAGGAACAGTACCGGGCCGATATGATCCGCTGGGGGGAGGACCGCCGGAACCAGGACCCGGGCTTCttctgttgcctagcaaccagAGGAGCCCAGCAACCTGTGTGG GTGGTGAGCGATGCCAGGCGGCAGTCGGACCTGCAGTGGTTCCGGTCCGAGTTTCCCAGTCAGACCCGCAGCGTCAGAGTCCAGTGCTCAGAGGAGACCCGGGGACGGAGGGGGTGGAGCTTCACGCCAG GTGTGGACGATGCCGAGTCGGAGTGCGGGCTGGACCGCGGCGTGGAGTTTGATTGGATCATCAGGAACGAGGCCGACGCCCCCTCCCtggaccagcagctgcagcccaTCCTGAGGGCGGCGCAGGAAGCGGCGGCGGCAGCACAGGAAGTGGCAGTGCTCCGACATGATCAATAA
- the decr1 gene encoding 2,4-dienoyl-CoA reductase [(3E)-enoyl-CoA-producing], mitochondrial isoform X2, whose translation MAAVMMSSGRKVLQTRFPRPPVQSGLARPFGFFAPSEGAMLPAGSFRDRLAFITGGGTGLGRAMTVVLSQLGARCVIASRKLDVLQETASEISSQTRNQVHALQCDVRDPQAVAHCVDQMVALSGLPDVIINNAAGNFICPTERLTPNGWRSVTDIVLNGTAFVTLELGKRLIQAQKGASFLAITTIYAESGSGFVVPSAAAKAGVEALYKSLAAEWGRYGHRFNIIQPGPIKTKGAFSRLDPTGTFEKSMIDRIPTGRLGKPAELANLAAYLSSDFASWMSGAVIRFDGGEYVSMAGEFNELRKVTPDQWKTLEAMIRGTKGS comes from the exons ATGGCGGCCGTCATGATGAGCTCAGGAAGGAAAGTTCTGCAG ACCCGGTTCCCCAGGCCGCCGGTCCAGTCCGGATTGGCCCGTCCGTTTGGGTTCTTCGCTCCGTCCGAAGGCGCCATGCTGCCGGCGGGAAGCTTCAGAGACCGGCTGGCCTTCATCACCGGAGGCGGCACCGGCCTGGGCCGGGCCATGACCGTGGTTCTGTCCCAGCTGGGAGCCCGCTGCGTCATCGccagcag GAAGCTCGACGTCCTGCAGGAGACGGCCAGCGAGATCAGCAGCCAGACCAGGAACCAG GTCCACGCCCTCCAGTGTGACGTCAGAGACCCTCAGGCCGTGGCGCACTGCGTGGACCAGATGGTGGCGCTAAGTGGACTTCCTGAT GTGATCATCAACAACGCCGCAGGGAATTTCATCTGTCCGACGGAGCGGCTGACGCCCAACGGCTGGCGGAGCGTCACCGACATCGTCCTGAACGGGACGGCGTTCGTCACGCTGGAGCTGGGCAAGAGGCTGATCCAGGCCCAGaaag GCGCCTCGTTCCTCGCCATCACCACCATCTACGCcgagtctggttctggtttcgtGGTTCCGAGTGCGGCGGCCAAGGCCGGAGTTGAGGCGCTCTACAA GTCTCTGGCCGCAGAGTGGGGGCGCTATGGTCACAGGTTCAACATCATCCAACCTGGACCAATCAAGACCAAG gGAGCCTTCAGCCGTCTGGACCCGACTGGAACCTTTGAGAAGTCGATGATCGATCGGATTCCGACGGGTCGACTCGGAAAACCAGCTGAGCTCGCCAACCTGGCAGCGTACCTGAGCAGCGACTTCGCCAGCTGGATGTCAGGAGCC GTGATCCGTTTCGATGGAGGGGAGTACGTATCGATGGCAGGAGAGTTTAACGAGCTGCGCAAG GTGACTCCGGATCAGTGGAAGACGTTGGAAGCCATGATCAGAGGTACAAAGGGGTCATAG
- the decr1 gene encoding 2,4-dienoyl-CoA reductase [(3E)-enoyl-CoA-producing], mitochondrial isoform X1 has product MAAVMMSSGRKVLQTRFPRPPVQSGLARPFGFFAPSEGAMLPAGSFRDRLAFITGGGTGLGRAMTVVLSQLGARCVIASRKLDVLQETASEISSQTRNQVHALQCDVRDPQAVAHCVDQMVALSGLPDVIINNAAGNFICPTERLTPNGWRSVTDIVLNGTAFVTLELGKRLIQAQKGASFLAITTIYAESGSGFVVPSAAAKAGVEALYKSLAAEWGRYGHRFNIIQPGPIKTKGAFSRLDPTGTFEKSMIDRIPTGRLGKPAELANLAAYLSSDFASWMSGAVIRFDGGEYVSMAGEFNELRKERVTDVTAGVSPVLQVTPDQWKTLEAMIRGTKGS; this is encoded by the exons ATGGCGGCCGTCATGATGAGCTCAGGAAGGAAAGTTCTGCAG ACCCGGTTCCCCAGGCCGCCGGTCCAGTCCGGATTGGCCCGTCCGTTTGGGTTCTTCGCTCCGTCCGAAGGCGCCATGCTGCCGGCGGGAAGCTTCAGAGACCGGCTGGCCTTCATCACCGGAGGCGGCACCGGCCTGGGCCGGGCCATGACCGTGGTTCTGTCCCAGCTGGGAGCCCGCTGCGTCATCGccagcag GAAGCTCGACGTCCTGCAGGAGACGGCCAGCGAGATCAGCAGCCAGACCAGGAACCAG GTCCACGCCCTCCAGTGTGACGTCAGAGACCCTCAGGCCGTGGCGCACTGCGTGGACCAGATGGTGGCGCTAAGTGGACTTCCTGAT GTGATCATCAACAACGCCGCAGGGAATTTCATCTGTCCGACGGAGCGGCTGACGCCCAACGGCTGGCGGAGCGTCACCGACATCGTCCTGAACGGGACGGCGTTCGTCACGCTGGAGCTGGGCAAGAGGCTGATCCAGGCCCAGaaag GCGCCTCGTTCCTCGCCATCACCACCATCTACGCcgagtctggttctggtttcgtGGTTCCGAGTGCGGCGGCCAAGGCCGGAGTTGAGGCGCTCTACAA GTCTCTGGCCGCAGAGTGGGGGCGCTATGGTCACAGGTTCAACATCATCCAACCTGGACCAATCAAGACCAAG gGAGCCTTCAGCCGTCTGGACCCGACTGGAACCTTTGAGAAGTCGATGATCGATCGGATTCCGACGGGTCGACTCGGAAAACCAGCTGAGCTCGCCAACCTGGCAGCGTACCTGAGCAGCGACTTCGCCAGCTGGATGTCAGGAGCC GTGATCCGTTTCGATGGAGGGGAGTACGTATCGATGGCAGGAGAGTTTAACGAGCTGCGCAAG GAACGCGTCACTGACGTCACTGCTGGTGTCTCACCTGTCCTCCAGGTGACTCCGGATCAGTGGAAGACGTTGGAAGCCATGATCAGAGGTACAAAGGGGTCATAG
- the pnp4b gene encoding purine nucleoside phosphorylase 4b isoform X1: MLSKGSSCCCSFDDYKLTTEWLQNQTRHRPKVAVICGSGLGLLAEAATDKQTFRYQDIPNFPVSTVPGHEGCLVFGTIEGTPCVFMKGHFHLYEGYSLCQVTFPVRIFKLLGVDSVLVTNASGGICPEFKVGDIMVIRDHINLPGFAGQHPLCGPNDERFGTRFPCMSDAYSKELRTLALDVASDLGCSVRTGVYCMVSGPNFETIAEARMLLTLGCDCVGMSMVPEVTVAKHCGLRVLGLTLVTNKVSLDYSREEKVNHDEVLEICKMRAELLQKLVSTLIGRCQQNINTH, from the exons ATGCTCAGCAAAGGAAGCTCCTG ctgctgctcctttgATGACTACAAGCTGACCACCGAATGGCTCCAGAACCAGACCCGGCACCGACCCAAAGTGGCCGTGATCTGCGGGTCCGGACTCGGCCTGCTGGCTGAAGCCGCCACCGACAAGCAGACCTTCAGGTACCAGGACATCCCCAACTTCCCCGTCAGCACAG TCCCAGGCCACGAAGGCTGCCTGGTGTTTGGGACGATCGAGGGGACGCCCTGTGTCTTCATGAAGGGACACTTCCACCTGTACGAAGGTTACTCCCTCTGCCAG GTTACCTTCCCAGTTCGGATCTTCAAGCTGCTGGGTGTGGACTCTGTCCTGGTGACCAACGCCTCTGGGGGAATCTGTCCGGAATTCAAGGTCGGGGACATCATGGTGATCCGGGATCACATCAACCTGCCAGGTTTCGCCGGCCAGCACCCTCTGTGCGGACCCAACGACGAGCG GTTCGGGACGCGGTTCCCCTGCATGTCGGACGCCTACAGCAAAGAACTGCGGACGCTGGCGCTGGACGTGGCCTCTGACCTCGGCTGCAGTGTCCGCACCGGCGTCTACTGCATGGTGAGCGGACCCAACTTCGAGACCATCGCCGAGGCCCGCATGCTGCTGACGCTGGGCTGCGACTGCGTGG GAATGTCGATGGTCCCTGAAGTCACCGTGGCGAAGCACTGCGGACTCAGAGTTCTGGGTTTGACCCTCGTCACCAACAAG GTGTCTCTGGACTACAGCCGTGAGGAAAAGGTGAACCATGATGAGGTTCTGGAAATCTGCAAGATGAGGGCGGAGCTTCTGCAGAAGCTGGTCTCCACTCTGATTGGCCGCTGTCAGCAGAACATCAACACACACTGA
- the pnp4b gene encoding purine nucleoside phosphorylase 4b isoform X2 — protein sequence MLSKGSSCCCSFDDYKLTTEWLQNQTRHRPKVAVICGSGLGLLAEAATDKQTFRYQDIPNFPVSTVPGHEGCLVFGTIEGTPCVFMKGHFHLYEGYSLCQVTFPVRIFKLLGVDSVLVTNASGGICPEFKVGDIMVIRDHINLPGFAGQHPLCGPNDERFGTRFPCMSDAYSKELRTLALDVASDLGCSVRTGVYCMVSGPNFETIAEARMLLTLGCDCVGFSVVSPSSNISERPWLSFCSGDQRPHV from the exons ATGCTCAGCAAAGGAAGCTCCTG ctgctgctcctttgATGACTACAAGCTGACCACCGAATGGCTCCAGAACCAGACCCGGCACCGACCCAAAGTGGCCGTGATCTGCGGGTCCGGACTCGGCCTGCTGGCTGAAGCCGCCACCGACAAGCAGACCTTCAGGTACCAGGACATCCCCAACTTCCCCGTCAGCACAG TCCCAGGCCACGAAGGCTGCCTGGTGTTTGGGACGATCGAGGGGACGCCCTGTGTCTTCATGAAGGGACACTTCCACCTGTACGAAGGTTACTCCCTCTGCCAG GTTACCTTCCCAGTTCGGATCTTCAAGCTGCTGGGTGTGGACTCTGTCCTGGTGACCAACGCCTCTGGGGGAATCTGTCCGGAATTCAAGGTCGGGGACATCATGGTGATCCGGGATCACATCAACCTGCCAGGTTTCGCCGGCCAGCACCCTCTGTGCGGACCCAACGACGAGCG GTTCGGGACGCGGTTCCCCTGCATGTCGGACGCCTACAGCAAAGAACTGCGGACGCTGGCGCTGGACGTGGCCTCTGACCTCGGCTGCAGTGTCCGCACCGGCGTCTACTGCATGGTGAGCGGACCCAACTTCGAGACCATCGCCGAGGCCCGCATGCTGCTGACGCTGGGCTGCGACTGCGTGG GGTTCTCTGTCGTCTCTCCGTCCTCCAACATCTCTGAACGTCCCTGGTTGTCGTTTTGTTCTGGTGACCAGAGGCCTCATGTCTAA
- the ankrd34a gene encoding ankyrin repeat domain-containing protein 34A, translating into MGDGGPLQTEGNALLKAVFQGKLRLARLLLEGGAYINEGNERGETPISAACLGNYDDPQTRQRMVRYLLEKGADPNIPDKSGRTALMHACAEQAGREVVTLLLENGADPSLRDYAGASALVHAINRGDRDTLQVLLDACKAKGKEVIIITTDTSPSGTKKTKQYLNSPPSPSIVDKLSPACMSPSEVEIGTASPAGDRTNGQEGIFSFALTSALPLPSTRPPGEKRPPPRKLLKRLNSEPWGLVAPSVLSGVPPDRLDTGLEEEGSSDLSRATAEMNGLSISEPVRTRLSRRHSIETHDPCSPKPIDRSCSEDCTGLSATSWADKVQQHQILYRRNTAPEPQENAGGPGAIRLLVHPKLSRMEHYESDTHLCPESIPGSPDSGRVSVERRRYNASPLSLVTSSSRESLENIPNSVSPITVRRRPPGLLERRGSGTLLLDHISHTRPGFLPPLNINPHRPIPDIRANGKPTSPVHSGHKILVPMAPISPKRGPESKMKKKLMRRHSMQTEQMKQLSTFQEILAEKVVESNGD; encoded by the coding sequence ATGGGAGATGGAGGGCCCCTGCAGACGGAGGGGAACGCTCTCCTCAAAGCTGTGTTCCAGGGAAAGCTGCGGCTCGCCCGGTTGCTGCTAGAGGGCGGAGCCTACATCAACGAAGGCAACGAACGGGGAGAGACACCCATCTCCGCTGCCTGCCTGGGGAACTATGACGACCCACAGACCCGCCAGAGGATGGTCCGCTACCTGCTGGAGAAAGGCGCTGACCCCAACATCCCAGACAAGAGCGGCCGCACGGCGCTGATGCATGCCTGCGCCGAGCAGGCAGGGCGAGAGGTGGTGACCCTGCTGCTGGAGAACGGGGCAGACCCCAGCCTCAGAGACTACGCCGGTGCCTCCGCCCTGGTCCACGCCATCAACAGGGGAGACCGTGACACGCTGCAGGTACTGCTGGACGCCTGCAAGGCCAAGGGCAAGGAGGTGATCATTATCACCACTGACACATCTCCGTCGGGCACCAAGAAGACCAAGCAGTACCTGAACTCGCCACCCTCACCTAGCATCGTGGACAAACTGTCCCCTGCTTGCATGTCTCCTTCAGAAGTGGAGATCGGCACTGCGTCACCTGCAGGGGACAGGACCAATGGCCAGGAGGGCATCTTCAGCTTTGCGCTCACCTCGGCCTTACCACTGCCTTCCACTCGGCCTCCAGGTGAGAAGCGGCCCCCGCCTCGGAAGCTCCTGAAGAGGCTGAACTCGGAGCCCTGGGGCCTGGTGGCACCCTCGGTGCTGAGCGGAGTTCCTCCGGACCGGCTGGACACGGGTCTGGAGGAAGAGGGCAGCAGCGATCTGAGCAGAGCCACCGCTGAGATGAACGGTCTATCCATCTCGGAGCCGGTCCGGACTCGGTTGTCACGACGACACAGCATCGAGACGCATGACCCCTGCTCTCCCAAACCCATTGACCGGTCGTGCTCCGAGGACTGCACCGGCCTCTCTGCCACGTCCTGGGCCGACAAGGTGCAGCAGCACCAGATCCTGTACCGGAGAAACACCGCCCCTGAACCCCAGGAGAACGCCGGGGGGCCTGGGGCTATCCGGCTCCTGGTGCACCCTAAACTGAGCCGCATGGAGCACTACGAGTCCGACACTCATCTTTGTCCAGAGTCCATCCCTGGATCGCCGGACTCTGGGCGGGTGTCAGTGGAACGGCGACGGTATAATGCCTCCCCGTTGTCCCTGGTGACCAGCTCATCCAGGGAGTCTCTGGAGAACATTCCTAACTCGGTGTCGCCCATCACTGTGCGTCGTCGGCCCCCAGGTCTGCTGGAGCGCCGCGGCTCCGGGACGCTGCTGCTGGACCACATCTCCCACACTAGGCCCGGCTTCCTGCCTCCTCTCAACATCAACCCCCACAGACCCATTCCTGACATTCGAGCCAATGGAAAACCCACCTCCCCCGTTCACAGCGGACACAAGATCCTGGTCCCCATGGCCCCAATATCTCCCAAGCGGGGCCCCGAATCCAAAATGAAGAAGAAGCTGATGAGGAGGCACTCCATGCAGACAGAGCAGATGAAGCAGCTCTCCACCTTCCAGGAGATCCTGGCTGAGAAGGTGGTTGAGTCCAATGGGGATTGA